The following proteins are encoded in a genomic region of Synechococcus sp. CBW1002:
- a CDS encoding glycosyltransferase family 1 protein, which yields MPAPPPPLEHLWVDLTPMLPGGANGGAKPFILTLLTELARQHPQVRFDCTCRPELLPELALASPLEPNLHVGPVIPAVAAGRWLGSRRLGRAGRRWRRRLASRPGTPVETGQPNRGEGAQLLYCPFGAPLLHRASLTTVSTFHDLQVQAYPDFFPAAARRERLEHFRQMLAKASRIAAISQFSRQEAIELGGDPGRIVVIPHRMALSRRAVPMAEPPCALPSGRFFLYPANLWRHKNHELLLSAFAMARHQGLPADLKLVCTGDGVDRLEPLRELAEQLGLAEAVLLPGFVSDAELEGLYQHALAVVFPSLYEGFGLPVIEAMARGLPVACSDTTALGEVAGEAALRFHPGHPQQIADALRQLAEDPALRDRLIERGLSQADAYAQPAVMAQQYWELFQEAHAAGPVA from the coding sequence ATGCCTGCCCCCCCTCCCCCCCTGGAACACCTCTGGGTGGACCTCACCCCGATGCTCCCCGGTGGCGCCAACGGTGGCGCCAAGCCGTTCATCCTCACCCTGCTGACCGAGCTGGCCCGTCAGCACCCCCAGGTGCGATTCGATTGCACCTGTCGGCCCGAGCTGCTGCCGGAACTGGCACTCGCATCGCCGCTGGAGCCGAATCTCCACGTCGGTCCGGTCATCCCCGCGGTGGCGGCCGGACGCTGGCTGGGTTCGCGGCGTCTGGGTCGGGCGGGTCGCCGCTGGCGTCGACGTCTGGCCTCGCGGCCCGGGACGCCGGTGGAGACCGGGCAACCGAACCGGGGCGAGGGAGCGCAGCTGCTCTACTGCCCCTTTGGAGCACCGCTGCTGCACCGGGCCAGCCTCACCACGGTGTCCACCTTCCACGACCTGCAGGTGCAGGCCTATCCCGACTTCTTCCCCGCCGCGGCCCGCCGGGAGCGCCTGGAGCATTTCCGCCAGATGCTGGCGAAGGCCAGTCGCATCGCGGCCATCTCCCAGTTCTCCCGTCAGGAGGCGATCGAGCTGGGGGGCGATCCCGGCCGGATCGTGGTCATTCCCCACCGCATGGCCCTCAGCCGCAGGGCCGTGCCGATGGCTGAGCCCCCCTGCGCCCTGCCCTCCGGACGCTTCTTCCTCTACCCCGCCAATCTCTGGCGTCACAAGAACCATGAACTGCTGCTCAGTGCCTTCGCCATGGCCCGCCACCAGGGGCTGCCAGCCGACCTGAAACTGGTGTGCACCGGTGATGGCGTCGACCGGCTCGAGCCCCTGCGCGAGCTGGCAGAGCAGCTCGGTCTGGCTGAGGCCGTCCTCCTGCCCGGATTCGTCAGCGATGCGGAGCTGGAGGGGCTCTACCAGCACGCCCTGGCCGTGGTGTTCCCCTCCCTCTACGAAGGCTTCGGCCTGCCGGTGATCGAGGCGATGGCCCGCGGCCTGCCGGTGGCCTGCAGCGACACCACCGCCCTGGGGGAAGTGGCCGGGGAGGCCGCCCTGCGCTTCCATCCCGGCCATCCCCAGCAGATCGCCGATGCCTTGCGCCAGCTGGCGGAGGATCCGGCCCTGCGAGACCGGCTGATCGAGCGGGGCCTGAGCCAGGCAGACGCCTACGCCCAGCCGGCTGTGATGGCTCAGCAGTACTGGGAGCTGTTCCAGGAAGCCCATGCCGCCGGTCCGGTGGCCTGA
- a CDS encoding glycosyltransferase family 2 protein, with product MSASIRISVVTPSYNQGAFLARTLASVASQSHPAHEHLVFDGGSTDDTLQVLEAAGDGVRWVSRPDGGQADAVNQGLQAAGGDVIAWINSDDVYYPGAFARVAAAFANDPDLDVVYGAADHIDLNDRAFEAYPTTFWDPELLRHTCFICQPALFFRRRVVETVGLLDPGLRYCMDYNYWLRLADAGCRFAYLSDKLAGSRLYADNKTLRDRPAVHREIAEMFKAYDGQVPLRWVFAYAHHSTAAWIDRSDHPLRFKISLYLETMRSQWRWNHRVGISALRELRRASRRHALEGQAAEAAAASS from the coding sequence ATGAGCGCATCGATCCGCATCAGTGTCGTGACGCCCTCGTACAACCAGGGGGCCTTTCTGGCCCGCACCCTGGCCAGCGTGGCCAGTCAGAGCCATCCCGCCCATGAGCATCTGGTGTTCGATGGCGGCAGCACCGACGACACCCTGCAGGTGCTGGAGGCCGCAGGTGACGGGGTGCGCTGGGTGTCGCGGCCGGATGGAGGCCAGGCTGACGCTGTGAACCAGGGTCTGCAGGCGGCCGGCGGTGATGTGATCGCCTGGATCAACTCGGATGACGTCTATTACCCCGGTGCCTTTGCAAGGGTGGCTGCCGCCTTCGCCAACGATCCCGACCTGGATGTGGTGTACGGAGCTGCCGATCACATCGACCTGAATGACAGGGCCTTCGAGGCCTACCCCACCACCTTCTGGGATCCGGAACTGTTGCGCCACACCTGCTTCATCTGCCAGCCGGCCCTGTTCTTCCGCAGGCGCGTGGTGGAGACGGTGGGTCTGCTGGATCCGGGTCTGCGGTATTGCATGGACTACAACTACTGGCTCAGGCTTGCCGATGCCGGCTGCCGCTTCGCCTACCTGAGCGACAAGCTGGCCGGCTCCCGCCTCTACGCCGACAACAAGACCCTCAGGGACCGGCCGGCCGTGCATCGGGAGATCGCCGAGATGTTCAAGGCCTACGACGGCCAGGTGCCGCTGCGATGGGTCTTCGCCTACGCGCACCACAGCACGGCGGCCTGGATCGACCGCAGCGACCATCCCCTGCGCTTCAAGATCAGCCTCTATCTGGAAACGATGCGCAGTCAGTGGCGCTGGAACCATCGCGTCGGGATCTCCGCTCTGCGGGAGCTGCGCCGTGCCAGTCGACGTCATGCCCTGGAGGGTCAGGCCGCCGAGGCTGCCGCGGCCTCCTCGTAG